One Amaranthus tricolor cultivar Red isolate AtriRed21 chromosome 1, ASM2621246v1, whole genome shotgun sequence DNA window includes the following coding sequences:
- the LOC130798932 gene encoding dirigent protein 23-like, which translates to MARQILQILRLVIILITTLVANPSWAREQELSRAHDHAHGWAKTVVSGKERTTTLQFYFHDIVSGKYPTAIPVAKPIQKNPHVSNGFGILVMADDPLTVGPDPKSKLVGRAQGLYGSACQDEVGLVMALSYNFCEGKLNGSSISIMGRNSIMKRVRELPIVGGTGFFRMARGYALAQTYWLNDKGDAIVGYNVTIVH; encoded by the coding sequence ATGGCTAGGCAAATACTTCAAATTCTGAGGTTGGTTATAATATTAATTACCACCCTTGTAGCAAACCCGAGTTGGGCCAGAGAACAAGAATTGTCTCGGGCCCATGACCATGCTCATGGGTGGGCGAAAACAGTTGTATCCGGCAAAGAGCGAACAACAACTCTTCAATTCTACTTTCATGACATTGTTAGTGGCAAGTATCCAACTGCAATTCCGGTAGCTAAACCCATCCAGAAAAACCCGCACGTGTCAAATGGGTTTGGTATTCTAGTGATGGCGGATGACCCGCTTACAGTAGGGCCTGACCCGAAGTCGAAGCTCGTGGGCCGGGCTCAAGGGCTTTATGGGTCTGCTTGCCAGGATGAAGTAGGCCTAGTGATGGCTCTGAGTTACAATTTTTGTGAAGGAAAATTGAATGGAAGCTCCATAAGCATAATGGGCCGGAACTCGATTATGAAACGGGTAAGAGAATTGCCGATAGTAGGAGGAACTGGGTTTTTTCGGATGGCACGTGGGTATGCTTTGGCTCAAACTTACTGGCTTAATGATAAAGGGGATGCCATTGTTGGTTATAATGTTACTATTGTTCATTGA
- the LOC130798944 gene encoding dirigent protein 23-like — protein MMTNKRVFTFFSFVVLILIMICMGSVRAEKPETLTWVKTEAYGPHERKTVLQFYFHDIISGDSPTVALIARPIGSNNTDRLAFGTLNMADDPLTISPDPNSKLIGRAQGLFGTASQEGVNFIMGLTCGFVDGIYNGSTVVIFGRNSIMNPVREFPVVGGTGLFRMARGYAVAHTYSFNLTSLNAVVGYNVTIFHP, from the coding sequence ATGATGACTAATAAGCGCGTATTTACTTTCTTTTCCTTTGTGGTGTTGATATTAATTATGATATGTATGGGTTCAGTTCGGGCTGAAAAGCCCGAAACATTGACATGGGTAAAAACAGAAGCATACGGGCCACACGAGCGCAAAACTGTCCTACAATTCTACTTCCACGATATCATAAGCGGGGATTCTCCAACCGTAGCCTTAATTGCCCGGCCCATCGGCTCTAACAACACAGACCGATTAGCGTTTGGTACCCTGAATATGGCTGATGATCCATTAACTATAAGCCCTGACCCGAACTCAAAGCTAATTGGGCGGGCCCAAGGTCTATTTGGTACGGCCTCTCAAGAAGGTGTGAATTTTATTATGGGGTTGACTTGTGGCTTCGTGGATGGGATCTATAATGGGAGTACTGTGGTTATCTTTGGCCGGAATTCGATCATGAATCCGGTAAGGGAATTTCCGGTTGTGGGTGGAACCGGGCTTTTTCGGATGGCCCGTGGGTATGCTGTGGCTCATACTTATTCCTTTAATCTTACTTCTTTGAATGCTGTTGTAGGATACAATGTTACAATTTTCCACCCTTGA
- the LOC130798938 gene encoding dirigent protein 23-like — protein sequence MSKFVLITFFIFVTFTSYMGFIRAQKPDTQTWAKTEDYGHEQKTVLQFYFHDNQTGDFTTVALIAQPIEPTSSVSSFGRLFMVDDPLTDGPDPNSKLVGRAQGFYGSASQTGVSYMMSLTYGFVDGIYNGSSVVMLGRNTIADSVRELPVVGGTGLFRMARGYALAQTYSHNSTARNAIVGYNVTIIHP from the coding sequence ATGAGCAAGTTTGTACTAAttacattttttatatttgtaacATTCACATCTTACATGGGCTTTATTCGGGCTCAAAAGCCCGACACTCAAACATGGGCAAAAACAGAAGATTATGGTCACGAGCAGAAAACCGTCTTACAATTCTACTTCCACGACAACCAAACCGGGGATTTCACAACCGTTGCGTTGATCGCTCAACCCATAGAACCCACCTCATCCGTGTCGAGCTTCGGCCGTTTGTTTATGGTAGATGATCCGCTTACTGATGGTCCAGATCCGAATTCAAAGCTTGTGGGCCGGGCCCAAGGATTCTATGGATCAGCCTCACAAACAGGTGTGAGTTATATGATGAGTTTGACTTATGGGTTTGTTGACGGGATTTACAATGGGAGCTCCGTGGTTATGTTGGGCCGGAATACGATCGCCGATTCGGTGAGGGAGCTTCCGGTTGTTGGTGGGACTGGGCTTTTCCGGATGGCCCGTGGATATGCTTTGGCCCAAACTTACTCTCATAATAGTACTGCTCGTAATGCCATTGTTGGTTATAATGTTACCATTATACACCCTTAG